From Brevibacillus marinus, a single genomic window includes:
- the ftsE gene encoding cell division ATP-binding protein FtsE: MIEMFDVWKTYPNGTHALKGINVRIEKSEFVYVVGPSGAGKSTFIKLMYREEKPTKGQIFLGGFNISRIKESQIPLLRRSIGVVFQDFKLLPTLTVFENVAFAMEVIEAPKKSIKPRVMDVLGLVKLKHKAKMLPSELSGGEQQRVALARALVNNPGIIIADEPTGNLDPDTSWEIMHLFEEINQHGTTVVMATHNREIVNTMRKRVIAIENGQIVRDEQRGEYGYEA, translated from the coding sequence TTGATCGAAATGTTTGACGTCTGGAAAACCTATCCAAATGGCACCCACGCTTTGAAAGGGATCAATGTACGGATAGAAAAGAGCGAGTTTGTGTACGTCGTCGGACCGAGCGGCGCCGGCAAGTCGACCTTTATCAAACTGATGTACCGCGAAGAAAAACCGACGAAAGGACAGATTTTTCTTGGCGGATTTAATATCAGCCGGATCAAGGAAAGTCAGATCCCGCTGCTGCGCCGCAGCATCGGGGTGGTGTTCCAGGATTTCAAACTGCTGCCGACGCTCACCGTCTTCGAGAACGTGGCCTTTGCGATGGAAGTGATCGAAGCCCCCAAAAAGTCGATCAAGCCGCGCGTCATGGACGTGCTGGGGCTGGTCAAGTTGAAGCACAAGGCGAAAATGCTGCCGAGCGAATTGTCCGGTGGCGAGCAGCAGCGGGTGGCGCTCGCCAGAGCATTGGTCAACAATCCGGGAATTATTATCGCGGACGAGCCCACCGGCAACCTCGACCCCGACACTTCCTGGGAGATTATGCACCTGTTCGAGGAAATCAACCAGCACGGTACCACTGTGGTCATGGCCACGCATAACCGGGAGATTGTCAACACGATGCGCAAGCGGGTAATCGCGATCGAAAACGGCCAGATTGTCCGCGACGAACAGAGAGGTGAGTACGGTTATGAAGCTTAG
- the istA gene encoding IS21 family transposase, which yields MYIEIYQLKQLGLNVSQIARKLNISRNTVYKYLDMSPEEMQAFIESVKTRRKKLEPVESQVLQWLREYPDLSAAQIHDWLKERRLDVDVCESTVRNFVRRLREQHGIPKSKPMRQYEAVEDPPMGQQMQVDFGETKAHDLHRHPVRLWCITFVLSHSRYKYVEWQDRPFTTADVIRCHEDAFEFFGGMTKEIVYDQDHLLLVSENHGDLILTAQFAAYVRQRGFQIHMCRKQDPESKGRVENVVGFVKNNFARHRTFTHIDRWNEDCLAWLNRTGNGRMHHTTKKIPVEVFAEERRHLLPVPQKIQTESAPSITRRVRKDNTIVFQGNRYSLPLGTYTGPDTSVEIQVTSDKQLVAFDPATGEELARHRLHSGKGKLIKNTNHARDRSKGIDAYMEHVAARFPEPAQARTYLAIIREQKPRYIRDQLQWIDKQAKDADTNALQKALTYCLKHRLYQATDFVDALHHFAERKQAAEPTVPTGVQLLEEPQRQKLKMKPQVRPFKVYQAILEGAQ from the coding sequence ATGTATATCGAAATCTACCAACTGAAACAGTTGGGGCTCAATGTTTCCCAGATTGCCCGGAAACTGAACATCTCGCGAAACACCGTATACAAATACCTGGACATGTCGCCGGAAGAGATGCAGGCGTTCATCGAGTCGGTGAAGACGCGGCGTAAAAAGCTCGAGCCGGTTGAGTCCCAGGTTCTTCAATGGTTGCGAGAATATCCCGATCTGTCGGCTGCTCAGATTCATGACTGGTTGAAGGAACGACGCCTGGATGTCGACGTCTGCGAGAGCACCGTACGCAACTTTGTCCGGCGCTTGCGGGAGCAGCATGGCATACCCAAAAGTAAACCAATGCGCCAGTACGAAGCGGTTGAAGATCCGCCCATGGGACAGCAGATGCAAGTCGATTTCGGCGAAACGAAAGCGCACGATCTTCATCGGCATCCCGTACGATTATGGTGCATCACGTTCGTTCTATCCCATTCCCGGTACAAATACGTGGAATGGCAAGATCGACCGTTCACCACGGCAGACGTCATTCGCTGTCACGAGGACGCCTTCGAATTTTTCGGGGGCATGACCAAAGAAATTGTCTATGACCAGGATCACTTGCTGCTCGTCAGTGAAAACCACGGCGATCTGATCCTCACGGCCCAATTCGCCGCCTATGTCCGGCAGCGCGGATTCCAGATTCACATGTGCCGCAAGCAGGATCCGGAAAGCAAGGGGCGAGTGGAAAACGTCGTCGGTTTCGTGAAAAACAACTTCGCGCGCCATCGAACGTTTACCCACATCGACCGCTGGAACGAAGACTGCTTGGCTTGGCTCAACCGAACCGGAAACGGGCGGATGCATCACACGACGAAAAAAATACCGGTGGAGGTGTTCGCCGAAGAGCGGCGCCACCTCCTGCCGGTTCCCCAAAAAATACAAACGGAATCTGCCCCCAGTATAACAAGGCGGGTACGCAAAGACAATACGATTGTCTTTCAGGGGAACCGATACTCGCTGCCGCTTGGAACCTACACCGGCCCGGACACCTCTGTTGAAATCCAGGTGACGTCGGACAAGCAGTTGGTGGCGTTCGACCCGGCAACCGGCGAGGAATTGGCTCGTCATCGGCTGCATTCGGGTAAAGGCAAGCTCATCAAAAACACCAATCATGCCCGGGATCGTTCCAAAGGGATTGACGCCTACATGGAACACGTAGCGGCCCGCTTTCCCGAACCGGCACAAGCCCGAACCTATCTGGCAATCATCCGGGAACAGAAACCGCGTTATATTCGGGATCAGTTGCAGTGGATCGATAAACAAGCCAAAGACGCTGACACAAACGCGCTTCAAAAAGCGTTAACCTATTGTTTGAAACATCGACTCTACCAGGCCACGGATTTTGTGGACGCCCTGCACCATTTCGCGGAACGAAAACAGGCCGCAGAACCAACCGTTCCGACAGGCGTACAGTTGTTGGAAGAGCCCCAGCGACAGAAGTTGAAGATGAAGCCGCAAGTTCGTCCGTTTAAAGTGTACCAAGCTATCCTGGAGGGAGCCCAATGA
- a CDS encoding IS256 family transposase, whose product MTQLFLGNSQDSGVAKLLESVLNQVLQAQATEQLSAEPYERTDERQGYRNGTYPHQLTTRVGTITLRVPRIRNGKFSTEMFARYQRSEQALVLALMEMVVNGVSTRKVAQITEELCGTEFAKSTVSDLCKRLDPIVTAWNNRNLRESFYPFLIVDALVLKVREEGRVRSRGVMLAYGVNTEGYREVLGLMLGDSESEDSWSEFFSWLKDRGLRGVELIVSDQHGGLVRAIRTHFQGVTWQRCQTHFMRNILDATPKQLQEELYPRVRAILDAPDLETARLLLQQTVETYEAKATKAISVLENGFDDATAVLLLPEKYRKRLRTTNGMERLNEEIRRRERVIRIFPNRESVIRLIGALLMEIDEKWASGKKYLDMTEYLEWRESQADTAFAKVTRIG is encoded by the coding sequence TTGACACAACTTTTTCTCGGAAATTCGCAGGATTCGGGGGTGGCCAAGCTGCTGGAATCGGTATTGAATCAGGTGTTGCAAGCTCAGGCTACGGAACAACTGTCTGCGGAACCGTACGAACGTACAGATGAACGCCAAGGTTATCGGAACGGTACATATCCTCATCAACTGACAACGCGGGTGGGAACGATCACCCTTCGGGTGCCTCGAATCCGAAATGGAAAGTTCTCGACAGAAATGTTTGCCCGCTATCAGCGAAGTGAACAAGCCTTGGTTTTAGCCCTCATGGAGATGGTGGTGAATGGGGTATCAACTCGAAAAGTTGCCCAAATCACGGAGGAACTGTGTGGAACCGAGTTCGCTAAGTCTACTGTTTCCGACCTGTGTAAACGCCTGGATCCGATTGTAACGGCTTGGAACAACCGAAATCTACGAGAGAGCTTCTATCCATTTCTCATTGTAGATGCCCTTGTTTTAAAGGTGCGTGAGGAGGGGCGAGTACGCTCTCGTGGTGTGATGTTGGCCTACGGGGTGAACACGGAAGGCTACCGAGAAGTCCTTGGGCTGATGCTTGGAGATAGTGAATCAGAGGACAGTTGGAGTGAGTTTTTTAGCTGGTTGAAAGATCGAGGCTTGCGAGGCGTAGAACTGATTGTGTCCGATCAACATGGCGGGCTCGTACGAGCCATTCGTACCCATTTTCAAGGGGTGACGTGGCAGCGTTGTCAGACTCATTTTATGCGAAATATCCTCGACGCCACCCCCAAGCAACTGCAGGAGGAGTTGTATCCCCGTGTTCGTGCGATTTTGGATGCTCCTGATCTCGAAACGGCACGGTTGTTGTTGCAACAAACAGTGGAAACGTACGAGGCCAAAGCTACAAAGGCGATTTCCGTTTTGGAGAATGGTTTTGATGATGCCACAGCCGTTCTTCTGCTGCCCGAAAAGTACCGTAAACGACTTCGGACAACAAATGGCATGGAGCGACTCAACGAAGAAATTCGCCGACGAGAACGTGTCATTCGCATTTTTCCTAACCGTGAATCTGTTATTCGCCTGATCGGAGCTTTGCTGATGGAGATAGACGAAAAATGGGCAAGCGGGAAAAAGTATTTGGATATGACCGAATACCTCGAATGGCGTGAATCGCAAGCCGATACCGCCTTTGCCAAAGTCACACGCATCGGCTAA
- the istB gene encoding IS21-like element helper ATPase IstB produces MSEATMELKAVFSALQLTAAAEALDELLMEAETRQWSYRQCLQRVLSYELKKREEKQLARRYKRAAFPELKTLDEFRVDEQPSLGQRQLQQLRELIWLEQHYNLLFLGPPGVGKTHLAIGLGVEALNQGYNVSFVTMDQLLHLLKTQEISRNAQLRVNRIVRSDLVILDDLMFMALDRQEAHLFFQLVNKLYGQASIILTSNKGPEDWGELLGDPAVTTAILDRILHRSEVIHLTGDSYRLKHRQTIFGNC; encoded by the coding sequence ATGAGCGAAGCGACGATGGAACTGAAAGCCGTGTTTAGCGCGCTGCAGTTAACCGCCGCCGCCGAAGCACTGGACGAGCTTCTGATGGAAGCCGAAACCCGGCAGTGGAGTTACCGCCAGTGTTTGCAGCGCGTACTTTCGTACGAATTGAAAAAGCGGGAAGAAAAGCAGTTGGCTCGCCGGTATAAACGCGCTGCTTTTCCGGAACTGAAAACCTTGGATGAATTTCGAGTCGATGAACAACCGTCCCTCGGACAACGTCAGCTGCAACAACTTCGGGAACTGATCTGGTTGGAACAGCATTACAACCTGCTCTTTCTGGGCCCGCCGGGGGTCGGAAAAACGCATCTCGCGATCGGATTGGGCGTTGAGGCACTGAATCAAGGGTACAACGTTAGTTTCGTCACCATGGATCAGCTCTTACATCTGCTGAAAACGCAAGAGATTTCTCGGAACGCCCAGCTGCGAGTGAATCGGATCGTGCGATCCGATCTGGTGATTCTGGACGATCTGATGTTCATGGCGCTGGATCGGCAGGAAGCTCACTTGTTTTTTCAATTGGTCAACAAGTTGTACGGACAGGCATCCATCATTCTCACGTCCAACAAAGGACCGGAAGACTGGGGAGAACTGCTTGGGGATCCGGCTGTCACCACCGCCATTCTGGACCGCATCCTGCATCGAAGCGAGGTGATTCACCTGACGGGAGACAGTTATCGGCTAAAGCACCGTCAAACCATATTTGGAAATTGCTAG
- a CDS encoding murein hydrolase activator EnvC family protein: protein MNRKKVIPIILTGWLVSTLLPSVSLAENSSLDKINREIEEIRAKMSQQKKNISSLQQQISAIQVQQKELEDQLLYIDMRRNETQNKLDKLDGQIEQTKQEAVKAQQQLDEAVERVNKRDRLLKTRLRAMYERGSVSYLEVLLGSTDFSDFLNRFNALQTIFEQDKRILEENIRDKETIEAKKKEVDAHLAKLEQMFAEAEELKAELDRQYKQSVAIKAELEEKEEDLHHSLEEFEQSLLAMARQEKEKLAEKIRLQGGSVIGSGGKLFLPLPPGSFTLTSGFGVRTDPFTGRQSGHNGLDMAAPKGTPIYAAESGVVLLAGLYSGYGNAIIIQHDETYSTLYAHIREGGILVKAGQVVQRGQKIAEVGSTGRSTGNHLHFTVYKNDVAIDPTPLLR from the coding sequence ATGAACAGAAAGAAGGTTATCCCGATCATCCTGACAGGCTGGCTGGTCAGTACGCTGCTCCCGTCTGTCAGCCTGGCTGAAAACAGTTCATTGGACAAGATCAACCGGGAAATCGAAGAGATCCGCGCGAAAATGAGCCAGCAGAAGAAGAACATCTCTTCGCTGCAGCAGCAGATTTCGGCTATTCAGGTACAGCAGAAAGAACTGGAAGATCAGCTTTTGTACATTGACATGCGGCGCAATGAGACGCAAAATAAATTGGACAAGCTGGACGGCCAGATCGAGCAGACGAAGCAGGAAGCGGTCAAGGCACAGCAGCAGCTCGACGAGGCGGTCGAACGGGTCAACAAACGGGATCGGCTGCTGAAGACGAGGCTGCGGGCGATGTACGAGCGGGGCTCCGTTTCCTACTTGGAAGTGCTGCTGGGTTCGACCGATTTCAGCGATTTTCTCAACCGCTTCAACGCCCTGCAGACGATTTTTGAGCAAGATAAGCGCATTCTCGAGGAGAACATTCGCGACAAGGAAACGATCGAGGCCAAGAAGAAAGAAGTGGACGCGCATCTGGCCAAGTTGGAGCAGATGTTTGCCGAGGCGGAGGAGCTGAAAGCGGAACTGGACCGCCAGTACAAGCAGAGCGTCGCGATCAAGGCGGAATTGGAGGAAAAAGAGGAAGATCTGCACCACAGTTTGGAGGAATTTGAGCAGAGCCTGCTGGCGATGGCCAGACAGGAGAAAGAAAAACTGGCCGAAAAAATCCGCCTGCAGGGGGGCAGCGTCATCGGCAGCGGCGGAAAGCTTTTCCTGCCGCTGCCGCCCGGTTCGTTCACCTTGACTTCCGGGTTCGGCGTGCGGACCGATCCGTTTACCGGCAGGCAATCCGGGCACAACGGCCTGGACATGGCCGCGCCCAAGGGCACGCCGATCTATGCCGCCGAAAGCGGGGTCGTCCTGCTGGCCGGGCTTTACAGCGGCTACGGCAACGCGATCATCATTCAGCACGATGAGACGTACAGCACGCTGTACGCGCACATCCGCGAAGGCGGCATTCTGGTAAAAGCGGGACAAGTCGTCCAGCGCGGCCAAAAGATTGCAGAAGTCGGTTCTACGGGCCGCTCCACCGGCAATCACCTCCACTTTACGGTTTACAAGAACGATGTGGCGATCGATCCGACACCGCTGCTCCGCTGA
- a CDS encoding S41 family peptidase produces the protein MRWNGRLVLLLVVFSMVTSSMFTLTVVRGSLREPAPSGAIAALGDAFLPGSGQNQYPKEFAKLHDAYNVIKNQYVQDVPVEQLVEGAIEGMIEALEDPYSAYMDPKSAGEYNSALQSSFQGIGAEVTMKNGRVTIVSPYKDSPAEKAGLRPNDQVISVNGESLEGLSLHEAVEKIRGPKGTKVTLEVIREGVAQPLTIVVIRDEIPLETVYSERITSGSSTFGQIQIAQFSTETAARFQEEVNRLEQEGIDGLIIDVRGNPGGYLKAVVDISKALLPDKKPIVTIEYGKGSASQGETYYAAAAEAKPYPIVVLTDNGSASASEILAAAMRESGGYKLVGEKTFGKGTVQSTVQMKDDSLIKLTIAKWLTPNGKWINNQGIEPDIVVRQPAYFHAARLPDNKTLSFDMADPDVKNLQLILQGLGHDPGRQDGYFDKRTEEAVKRFQAEQRLAVTGRVDQATVEALHTALLEKIRDPQNDLQLQKAIEVLKQQNTQ, from the coding sequence ATGAGATGGAACGGCCGATTGGTGTTATTGCTCGTCGTGTTCAGCATGGTGACAAGCAGTATGTTTACGCTGACTGTCGTTCGCGGCAGTCTGCGCGAACCCGCTCCCTCGGGAGCGATCGCTGCCTTGGGGGACGCGTTTCTGCCGGGAAGCGGGCAGAATCAGTACCCCAAGGAATTCGCCAAGCTGCACGATGCGTACAACGTGATTAAAAACCAGTACGTGCAGGACGTTCCCGTCGAGCAGCTGGTGGAGGGAGCGATCGAGGGGATGATCGAAGCACTGGAAGATCCCTACTCGGCTTACATGGACCCCAAATCGGCCGGCGAATACAACAGCGCGCTGCAATCGTCGTTTCAGGGGATTGGCGCGGAAGTGACGATGAAAAACGGACGGGTGACGATCGTCTCCCCGTACAAGGATTCCCCGGCGGAAAAGGCGGGGCTGCGCCCCAACGACCAGGTGATCAGCGTGAACGGCGAGTCGCTGGAAGGGCTGAGTCTCCACGAAGCGGTGGAGAAGATCAGGGGGCCCAAGGGCACCAAGGTGACGCTGGAAGTGATTCGCGAAGGGGTGGCGCAGCCGCTGACGATCGTCGTCATCCGCGACGAGATCCCGCTGGAGACGGTGTACAGTGAACGGATCACGAGCGGCTCGTCCACCTTTGGACAAATCCAGATCGCCCAATTTTCCACGGAGACAGCCGCCCGCTTCCAGGAAGAGGTCAACCGGCTGGAGCAGGAAGGGATCGACGGCCTGATCATCGACGTGCGCGGCAATCCCGGCGGTTACCTGAAAGCGGTCGTCGATATCAGCAAAGCGCTGCTCCCCGACAAAAAACCGATTGTCACGATCGAGTACGGCAAAGGCAGTGCCAGCCAGGGGGAAACCTATTATGCGGCAGCCGCGGAGGCGAAACCGTACCCCATCGTCGTGCTGACGGATAACGGCAGCGCCAGCGCATCGGAGATCCTCGCTGCTGCGATGCGCGAGAGCGGCGGTTACAAGCTGGTCGGCGAAAAGACGTTCGGTAAAGGGACGGTGCAGAGCACCGTGCAGATGAAAGATGACAGCCTGATCAAATTGACGATCGCCAAGTGGCTGACGCCAAACGGAAAGTGGATTAACAATCAGGGGATCGAGCCGGATATCGTCGTGCGGCAGCCCGCCTATTTCCATGCGGCCCGGCTGCCTGACAACAAGACGCTGTCGTTTGACATGGCCGATCCGGATGTGAAAAACTTGCAGTTGATCCTGCAAGGCTTGGGGCACGATCCGGGACGGCAAGATGGCTACTTTGACAAGCGGACGGAAGAGGCGGTCAAGCGGTTTCAGGCCGAGCAGCGGCTGGCCGTAACCGGTCGGGTGGATCAAGCGACCGTAGAGGCGCTGCACACCGCCTTGCTGGAAAAGATCAGGGATCCGCAAAACGATTTGCAGCTGCAGAAGGCAATCGAAGTGCTGAAGCAGCAGAATACGCAGTAA
- a CDS encoding iron-containing alcohol dehydrogenase, protein MNNFVYRNPTELIFGRGQLSALAEKINQHGKRVLLVYGGGSIKRFGLYDKVMAILAEQGCEVFELAGVEPNPRLSTVHKGIALCREQKLEWILAVGGGSVLDAAKAIAVGVPYAGDVWDFYTRKAKPQEALPLGTVLTLAATGSEMNKSSVITNWETREKYGTSTTFPAFSILDPEYTFTVPRDQTVYGICDTLAHVFEQYFSHTQEIPLQSRIAEAIMLTVIENAERVLQDPENYDARANLMYCSTMALNGTLAMGVETDWATHSIEHAVSAVYDIPHGGGLSIIFPNWMKYVYRENLPRFRQFAERVWQVDSAGKSDEEVALEGIARTRAFFERIGAPVRLRDYGIGDEQLDVLAHKAVPFGPIGRFKKLDGDDVREILRMSL, encoded by the coding sequence ATGAACAACTTCGTCTACCGCAATCCGACCGAACTGATCTTTGGCAGGGGGCAGCTCAGCGCCTTGGCGGAGAAGATAAACCAGCACGGCAAGCGGGTTTTGCTGGTGTACGGCGGCGGCAGCATCAAGCGGTTCGGCTTGTATGACAAGGTGATGGCGATTCTCGCGGAGCAGGGCTGCGAGGTGTTTGAACTGGCAGGGGTAGAGCCGAATCCGCGCCTGTCAACCGTCCACAAAGGGATCGCGCTCTGCCGTGAACAGAAATTGGAGTGGATCTTGGCCGTAGGCGGAGGCAGCGTGCTGGATGCGGCCAAGGCAATAGCAGTTGGCGTACCGTACGCGGGAGATGTGTGGGATTTTTATACGCGCAAAGCGAAGCCGCAGGAGGCGCTGCCGCTGGGAACCGTGCTCACACTGGCGGCAACCGGATCGGAGATGAACAAAAGCAGCGTCATCACCAACTGGGAAACGCGGGAAAAATACGGCACGAGTACGACGTTTCCCGCTTTCTCGATCCTTGATCCGGAATACACCTTTACCGTTCCGCGCGACCAGACGGTCTATGGCATCTGCGACACGCTGGCACACGTGTTTGAGCAGTACTTTTCGCATACGCAAGAAATCCCGCTGCAATCGCGGATTGCCGAAGCGATCATGCTCACGGTGATCGAAAACGCAGAGCGGGTTCTGCAAGATCCGGAAAACTATGATGCGCGGGCCAACCTGATGTACTGCTCGACGATGGCCTTAAACGGCACGCTGGCGATGGGGGTTGAGACGGATTGGGCTACCCATTCTATCGAACACGCGGTCAGTGCCGTTTACGACATCCCGCATGGCGGGGGGTTGTCGATCATCTTTCCCAACTGGATGAAGTACGTGTACCGGGAGAATCTGCCGCGCTTCAGACAGTTTGCCGAGCGCGTCTGGCAGGTGGATTCCGCCGGCAAATCGGACGAGGAAGTGGCCCTGGAAGGGATTGCCCGGACGCGCGCCTTCTTTGAGCGGATTGGCGCTCCCGTTCGTTTGCGGGACTACGGGATCGGCGACGAGCAGCTGGACGTGCTGGCGCACAAAGCGGTCCCGTTTGGGCCGATCGGCCGCTTTAAAAAACTGGATGGGGATGACGTGCGAGAAATTCTGCGGATGAGTTTGTGA
- the ftsX gene encoding permease-like cell division protein FtsX has translation MKLRTVGRHLREGAKNISRNGWMTFASVSAVTITLLILGVFLLLAMNVDHIAKSIEKQVEINVMLDLLAEDADIAAVEQQIRALPGVATVTFVPKEEGLNQLRKSFQDQVYLLDGLEEENPLPDKFVVKAERPQDTSALAAQIGRFEHVDKVIYGQGHVEKLFAVTDIIRNVGLVFILLLSLTAMFLIANTIKLTIVARRREIEIMKLVGATNWFIRWPFFIEGLIMGISGALIPILLLGVGYYFVLQAAQSTPLLAGTLLPLFPLVYQVALLLVAIGAFIGIWGSLVSVRRFLRV, from the coding sequence ATGAAGCTTAGGACGGTGGGACGCCACCTTCGCGAAGGGGCAAAAAACATCAGCCGCAATGGCTGGATGACCTTTGCCTCGGTCAGCGCCGTAACCATCACCCTGTTGATCCTGGGCGTCTTTTTGCTGCTCGCGATGAATGTCGATCACATCGCGAAATCGATCGAGAAACAGGTGGAGATCAACGTCATGCTGGATTTGCTTGCCGAGGATGCGGACATCGCGGCGGTTGAACAGCAAATCCGTGCGCTGCCGGGAGTGGCCACCGTCACCTTTGTTCCCAAGGAAGAGGGGTTGAATCAACTGCGGAAGTCGTTTCAGGATCAAGTCTACCTGCTGGACGGACTGGAGGAGGAAAATCCGCTGCCCGACAAGTTCGTGGTCAAGGCGGAGAGGCCGCAGGATACCAGTGCGCTTGCCGCGCAAATCGGCCGGTTTGAACACGTGGACAAAGTCATTTACGGGCAGGGGCATGTCGAAAAGCTGTTTGCCGTAACCGACATCATTCGCAACGTGGGGTTGGTGTTTATCCTCCTGCTCTCCTTGACCGCAATGTTTTTGATCGCCAATACGATTAAGCTGACCATCGTTGCCCGCAGACGGGAGATTGAGATTATGAAGCTGGTCGGCGCGACCAACTGGTTCATCCGCTGGCCGTTCTTCATCGAAGGATTGATTATGGGCATATCCGGAGCGCTGATCCCGATCCTCTTGCTCGGCGTCGGCTACTACTTTGTGTTGCAGGCTGCGCAGAGCACGCCGCTGCTCGCCGGCACCCTGCTGCCGCTGTTCCCGCTGGTTTACCAAGTGGCGCTCCTGTTGGTGGCAATCGGCGCGTTTATCGGCATTTGGGGAAGTTTGGTATCGGTCCGTCGCTTTTTGCGCGTGTGA
- a CDS encoding YcdB/YcdC domain-containing protein has protein sequence MKRVQKSVMTVIAASLLSSTPVWAAAQEAVLSGKQAAEQTAPAVSESKAVEQTTVEEEVSPAAIEQPEMSQAVSDSLDLLYRLVPELKELELKEQHYSPADEQRPATWILRFSNEPDQPEQDSRTLFAYAYVSIEAQTGKVLSFDMQHPEWASNQYPSDQQAIEAATAFMKQLLGDELDDYQRNEQVHYTASGYRDDEGNEKVWSLVSVQFNRLINGIPLLDHGYQVAVDAAGRVNSVYSLTQGLNEEVAPDAFPEPSKALTEEEAKQKFRELLDMELVYRAYGPNQPMPLIGDTGTTAPAAKPILQYVPRFSGFLDAVSGKEVNYYGFVVDEQQMQKDVKLQPEGDQLVARNAEEAEEVLTEGLGIDMSGLVLTKSQDADLPSQQKYLYYSWHSEQKPDPTNPKNSRPVRYAHLVTDAETGQVLSVFVHDEAKRGAKAEISREEAEKKAIAFLQKYVAADVAELMLRGVYSSADKPEFPDWVDVNKIPDMTDDLTPEISFHFCEVHEGIPIVDRSYLVTIDPVTGSVSGFSFPPEREGELTLPDPSDVVTPEEAADALLEANPPKLVYLWPDFAGQRAPAPLLLYVSDFTVFDGSYLDATTGKWVKPATGNE, from the coding sequence ATGAAGCGCGTGCAGAAATCCGTCATGACGGTGATCGCAGCAAGTCTGTTGTCCAGCACTCCGGTCTGGGCAGCCGCGCAGGAGGCGGTGCTCAGCGGGAAGCAGGCCGCTGAACAAACGGCGCCCGCCGTTAGCGAAAGCAAAGCAGTGGAGCAAACCACGGTCGAGGAAGAGGTCTCCCCTGCAGCAATCGAACAGCCGGAGATGAGCCAAGCAGTAAGCGATTCGCTTGACCTTCTGTACCGGCTCGTCCCGGAACTCAAAGAGCTCGAACTGAAAGAGCAGCATTACAGCCCGGCGGATGAGCAGCGGCCGGCGACCTGGATCCTGCGCTTCTCCAACGAACCGGATCAGCCGGAACAAGACAGCCGGACCCTGTTTGCCTACGCTTATGTGTCAATCGAGGCACAGACCGGCAAAGTTCTCAGCTTCGATATGCAGCATCCGGAATGGGCTTCCAACCAGTACCCGTCCGATCAGCAGGCAATAGAGGCGGCCACCGCCTTCATGAAGCAATTGCTGGGCGACGAGCTGGACGATTATCAGCGGAACGAACAGGTTCACTACACAGCTTCCGGCTATCGGGATGATGAAGGAAACGAAAAAGTCTGGAGCCTGGTAAGTGTACAGTTTAATCGGCTCATAAACGGGATTCCGCTGTTGGATCACGGCTATCAGGTAGCCGTGGACGCCGCTGGTCGGGTAAACAGTGTCTACAGCCTAACCCAGGGGCTGAACGAAGAGGTTGCTCCCGATGCATTCCCGGAGCCGTCCAAAGCGTTGACGGAAGAGGAAGCCAAGCAGAAGTTTCGGGAGCTGCTCGATATGGAACTGGTCTATCGCGCGTATGGACCAAACCAGCCGATGCCGTTGATCGGCGATACCGGAACGACGGCACCCGCGGCCAAACCGATCCTCCAATACGTTCCCAGATTCTCCGGATTCCTCGATGCGGTTAGCGGAAAGGAAGTCAACTACTATGGTTTTGTCGTTGACGAACAGCAAATGCAGAAAGACGTAAAGCTTCAACCAGAAGGGGATCAGCTGGTGGCCCGAAACGCGGAGGAAGCGGAAGAGGTTCTCACAGAGGGGCTGGGCATCGACATGAGCGGGCTCGTGCTCACGAAATCTCAGGACGCCGATTTGCCGTCGCAGCAGAAATACCTCTACTACTCTTGGCACAGCGAACAAAAACCAGACCCGACGAACCCGAAAAACTCCCGACCGGTGCGTTACGCGCATCTCGTCACAGATGCCGAAACGGGACAGGTGTTGAGTGTCTTTGTGCATGATGAGGCGAAGCGGGGAGCCAAGGCAGAGATCAGCCGGGAAGAAGCGGAGAAAAAAGCGATTGCGTTCCTGCAAAAATACGTGGCTGCTGACGTTGCGGAATTGATGCTGCGCGGCGTTTATTCCTCCGCGGACAAACCGGAATTTCCCGACTGGGTTGACGTAAACAAGATTCCGGATATGACCGATGATCTCACACCGGAAATCAGTTTTCACTTCTGCGAGGTGCACGAGGGCATACCGATTGTCGACCGCAGCTATCTGGTTACGATTGACCCCGTAACCGGCAGCGTAAGCGGATTCTCCTTCCCGCCGGAACGCGAGGGCGAGCTAACGCTTCCGGATCCAAGCGACGTGGTGACGCCGGAAGAAGCTGCAGATGCGCTGCTGGAAGCGAATCCGCCGAAGTTGGTCTATCTGTGGCCGGACTTTGCCGGACAGCGAGCACCTGCACCGTTGCTGCTCTACGTCAGTGACTTTACGGTCTTTGACGGCAGCTACTTGGACGCGACCACCGGCAAATGGGTGAAGCCCGCTACCGGTAACGAGTAA